The genomic region TGGCTACCGCTTCAACCCGGACCTGGAAACGCGTTTCTACCTGCGCTACCGCGAAACCACCAACGATTCCCCCGGCAAGCTCACGCGCTACCAGGTCAGCCATGACCCGCGTGCCGCCAACAGCGTGAATGCTGCTCGCGATTCCAAACGCCTGCAACCGGGCTCCACCTGGATCGCCAACAAGACCACCTTGCAACTGGACGACGCATCAAGGGTCGAGGTCGGGCTGGCCTATCATGACTACCCCATGGACCTGCGCGAAGGCAGCAACCGCCTGAAAGTCGCCTACACCGATATCAGCGGCACCCTCAACTACATCCGCCAGGACAGCCTGTTCGGCCATGCCAGCAAAACCACCGTCGGCTTGCGTACCACCCAGGCGATGCCCAACAATGGCGCCTCCGAGTACGTACGCACCCCCACTGGCAATACCGCCAGCTACGCCCCCGGCACCAAGACCCGCGACTACAGCTACCTGGGGTCAGACACCGTGCTGCACATCGGCAACGACCTGGAGCTGGTCCCCGACCTATGGCTCACCACCGGCCTCGCCGCGATCTACACCCGCCGCGAAACCCAGGTGACTTACCCCGAGGGCCAGGCGCCGCTCAGTCAGCATGACTGGGACTACGCACCGCGCATCGGCCTGCGTTACGACTTCACCCCGCAATTGCAGCTGTACACCAACCTGAGCCGCTCGGTGGAGCCGCCCCATGCCTGGTCGATGATCTGGGGTTCCAACAAGTACTTCAGCACCGGACCCGCGAATGGGCTGGCACGCGAAGGCGTCAGCCTGAAGAACCAGACCGCCACCACCCTGGAAATCGGCGGGCGCGGCGAAGCCTGGCTCGGCCAGTGGGACCTGGCCCTCTACCGCTCCGAAGTACGCCACGAACTGCTCTCCGTGGAAACCCAGGCCCAGACCTCCACCAGCAATGCCGTTATCGCCGAATCCAACGCCAGCCCCACCGTGCACCAGGGTGTGGAACTGGGCCTGCTCAGCCCGTTATGGGACGGCGGCCGCAGCGGCAAGCTCGACCTGCGCCAGGCCTACACCTTCAGCGATTTCCACTACCGCGACGATGAGCGTTTCGGTGACAACACCCTGCCCGGCATCCCCAAGCACTACTACCAGGCGCAGGTGCGCTACAGCCACCCGACGGGTTTCTACACCAGCCTCAACACCGAGCATGCTTCACGGGTTGCTGTGGACTACGCCAATTCCTACTATGCCGCGGCCTACACTACCTTCGGTGCCACCTTCGGCTACGACGCACCCAAACAGGACTGGCAAGCCTGGGTCGACTTGCGCAACCTCACCAACCGTCGTTATGCCAATACCGTTACGCCGGGTTACGACGACAAGGGCATGGACGCAGCACGCTCTACCCCTGCTGATGGACGTGGTGTTTACACCGGTGTGTCTTGGAGTTGGCGTTAAATCAGCCTTCGTGCTGGCGCAGGCGTTTGTACAGGGTGTTGCGGCTTACCCCCAGTTCCCGCGCCAGGTGGGAAATATTTCCGCCCACGGCCTCAAGGCGTTGGCTCAGATCCAGGTTGTCATCCAGGCGCTCACGTGTAGACAGCGGCGCCGCCTCTTTTAGATCGACAAAAAAATCATCGGGCAGATGCTCCGCACGGATCGGCTGTTCTTCGGCCATTGCCAGCGCCACCTGTAACACGCTGCTCACCTGGCGCAAATTCCCCGGCCACGGATGTTGCTCGAACAACCCCAGCACCTCGGCACTCAGCCCGGCCCACTGGGTCGGCTCGCGGTGTTGCTGCCACAGTTGCTGGAACAACGCCTGTTTGTCAGTGCGCTCGCGCAACGGCGGCAACTCCAGGGTCAGGCCGCCGATGCGGTAGTACAAGTCCTCACGAAAGCGCCCGGCCTGCACCAGCTCACGCAGGGCCCGGTTGGTCGCCGAGATGATGCGCAAGTCCACCGGGAACACCTCGCTGCTGCCCACCGGTTGCACGCAGCGCTCTTGCAACACCCGCAACAACCGGGCCTGGGTCGGCAATGGCATATCGCCAATCTCATCGAGAAACAGCGTGCCCTTGTCCGCCTTGCGGATCAGACCGATGCTGCCTTTCTGATTGGCGCCGGTGAAGGCGCCTTTTTCATAGCCGAACAGTTCCGATTCCACCAACTCAGCGGGAATCGCCGCACAGTTCACCGCGATAAACGCCTGGCGGCTGCGGGAACTGGCCTGATGCAGGGCCTTGACGAACACCTCTTTGCCCACGCCGGTCTCGCCGTGGATCAGCAGCGGAATGTCCTTTTCCAGCAGACGCTCGGCCTGGCGCACGGCTTTTTCCACCCGTGCATCGCCAAAATGCAGGGTCTTGAGGTTGATCGAGGTCGGGGTTGGCGGCGGCGTCGGTTCATTGAACACCCGCGCTTGCACCGGCATCTGCTTGGGCCGCTTCAACAGGCACTGGAACCGATTGCGTCCCGCGGCCTGCAGCGAGAACGGCAAGCCCTCCGGCTGGTTGAGCAGCTCCAGCAGCGAGACCTTGAACAAACGGTCGATCATCACCCGCGACAGGCTGATACCCAGCAGGTTGTCCGCACGCCGGTTGGCCGACAGCACCTGGCCGCTTTCATCGAAGATCAACAGGCCGGCCCACTGGCTGTCGAGATTGCTTAAGCCGGTGTTGAACGTCAGTTGGAAATGTTCGCCGCGGAACAGGTTGAGGATCAGCCGGTTTTCCACGGTCTGGCTCATCATCTTGACCATGCCCAGGGTGTGGGAGGGCGGCAGGTAGCTGTCGCTGGACACATCCAGCACCGCGATGATTTCGCGCTGTGCATCGAAAATGGGGGCGGCCGAGCCGGTCATGAAGCGGTTGGCCTTGAGAAAGTGTTCATCGTGTTCGATATGCACCGCCTGGGCGCAAGCCAGCGCGGTGCCAATGGCATTGGTGCCGCTGGAACGCTCCTTCCAGCTGGCGCCAGGGCTGAAACCACGGGCCAGCTTGGGCTCGATAAAGCGCTGGGTGCCCCACGAGGTCAGCACCTGGCCCTGGTTGTCGGCCAGCATGATCAGGCAGTTGGAATTGCTGAGGATGTTCTCGTAGTAGGGCAGCACTTCCTGGTGGGTGGTCTGCACCAGTGAATGCTGGCTCTCCAACAGTTGGCGAATGCCTTCGGCGGGGAGTTGGTCAAAGCTGGGAGCGCTCTGGTGATCCAGGCCAAAGGCGCGGCAACGGCGCCAGGAATCCTGGATAAGGGTGTCGTGAGCCAGTGGTTCGGCCATGGTGCGACCTTCATTTTTATTGTTATTGGATGTGCACATTCAACCATTGAAATGGGTTCAAGTGTGGGAGGGGGCTTGCTCCCGATAGCGGTGTGTCAGTCAGCATTTTTTCACTGACACACCGCTATCGGGAGCAAGTCGAATCGTCGCACCGCCCCTCCCACATTTTTATCCTCTGTTGGTCATGAGAGTGTTGTTCAGAACTGTTCATTGTCAACCCCGAAAGTGTTCAGTTGTTCAGCCACTTTGTTCACTCCTGAACATCCCCATTAACCTATTTCCTTACGCATCAAGCGCTTGCAGTTTTGGCACGAAACTCGCTCTGACGACTGGCCAGATTCATTCCAATAATAAAAAGGTCGTGTCATGTCATTGACCCTGGAACATGTCTCCCGCGTTGTCGACGGCCAAACCTGGATCGACGACGCCAACCTGCGTTTCGAAGCCGGTTCGTTCAACGTCTTGCTCGGTCGCACGCTGTCCGGCAAGACCAGCCTGATGCGCCTGATGGCCGGCCTGGACAAGCCCGACAGCGGCCGCATCCTGATGAACGGCGTGGACGTCACGCAAAAACCGGTGCGCCTGCGAAATGTGTCGATGGTCTACCAGCAGTTCATCAACTACCCGACCATGACCGTATTCGAAAACATCGCCTCGCCGTTGCGCCAGGCCGGTGTGTCCAACGAGCTGATCCAGAGCAAGGTGCTGGAAACCGCCAGGATGCTGCGCATCGAGAAATTCCTGCAGCGTCATCCGCTGGAACTGTCCGGCGGTCAGCAGCAACGCACCGCCATGGCCCGCGCCTTGGTCAAGGACGCAGAACTGATTCTGTTCGATGAGCCGCTGGTCAACCTGGACTACAAACTGCGCGAAGAGCTGCGTCAGGAAATGCGCGAGCTGTTCAAGGCACGTCATACCATCGCCATCTATGCCACCACCGAACCCAACGAGGCCCTGGCCCTGGGTGGCACCACCACCATTCTTCACGAGGGCCGCGTGATCCAGAGCGGCAAGGCGGCCGAGGTCTATCACCAGCCGCAGACCGTGCTTGCCGCCGAGCTGTTCTCCGAGCCGCCGATCAACCTGATGCCCGGGCGCATCAGCGGCAACGAAGTCAGTTTTGCCAACTTCGTGCATTTCCCGCTCAACGTCGACCTGCGTCCCATCGGCGAAGGCGAATTTCGCTTTGGCGTGCGCCCCAGCCACATCAGCCTGGTGCCGAGTAATGACGATGACCTGGAGCTGGCGGTGACCGTGGAAGTCGCCGAGATCAGCGGCTCGGAAACCTTCCTGCATGTACGCAGCGAGCATTTCCTGCTGGTGCTGCACCTGCCGGGGGTGCACGAGTACGACGTCGACGCGCCGATCCGCGTGTATATCCCCACCCATAAACTGTTTGTGTTCGATGGCCAGGGCCGTTTGGTCCAGGCCCCAGGGCGCCGTATCGCGAGGGTTGCCTGATGGCCGAGATCCATTTGCGTAACCTAGCCCATAGCTACAGCCCTACGCCAGCGGGGCCAGAGGACTACGCTATCCGGGAAATGAACCACGTATGGGAGCAGGGCGGCGCCTACGCCTTGCTCGGGCCGTCGGGCTGCGGCAAGTCCACGTTGCTCAATATCATCTCCGGCCTGCTCAGCCCCTCCGAGGGCCAGGTGCTGTTCGACACCCAGGTGGTCAACGACCTGACCCCGGAGAAACGCAATATCGCCCAGGTGTTCCAGTTCCCGGTGGTGTACGACACCATGACGGTGTTCGATAACCTGGCCTTCCCGCTGCGAAACCAGGGCATGGCTGAGGCGAAAATCCACAGCAAGGTGCAGGAAATTGCCGAGGTCCTCGACCTGCAAAACCTGCTGAACAAAAAAGCCCGAAACCTCACCGCCGACGAAAAACAGAAAGTCTCCATGGGCCGTGGCCTGGTCCGCGATGACGTCTCGGCGATCCTGTTCGACGAGCCGTTGACGGTGATCGACCCGCACCTGAAATGGAAGCTGCGGCGCAAGCTCAAGCAGATTCATGAGCAGTTCAATATCACCATGGTCTACGTCACCCACGATCAACTGGAAGCTTCCACCTTCGCCGACAAGATCGCGGTGATGTACGGCGGGCAGATCGTGCAGTTCGGCACCCCGCGTGAATTGTTCGAGCGCCCAAGCCATACCTTTGTCGGCTATTTCATCGGCAGCCCCGGGATGAATCTGATTGAGGTGCAGGCCAAGCCCGGCGGCGTGGGCTTTGCCGACACGCTGCTGCCGTTGTCCGAGGCCTTGCAGCAACGTATCAGCGCCACCGACTACCAAAAGCTCCAAGTGGGCATCCGCCCGGAATTTATCCACGTATGGGACGAGTACAACCCTGACGCCCTGCAAGCCGAGATCGTGCACGTGGAAGACCTCGGCACCTACAAGATCATGACCCTCAACCTCGACGGCGCGCCGCTGAAAGTGCGCCTGGCCGAAGACAAGCCAGTGCCGGAGGGCAGGGCGTCGATCAGCTTCCCCGCGCAATGGCTGATGCTCTACGCCGACGATTACCTGCTGGAGGTGGCGCCATGAACAAGGTGCAGAACAACAAGGCCTGGTGGCTGGTGTTGCCGGTGTTCCTGCTGGTGGCGTTCAGTGCGGTGATCCCGATGATGACCGTGGTCAACTACTCGGTGCAGGACATTTTCGACCAGTCCAGCCGCTATTTCGTCGGGGCTGACTGGTACAAGCAGGTGCTGCTTGATCCGCGCCTGCACGACTCGCTGCTGCGCCAGTTCATCTATTCGGCCTGCGTGCTGCTGATTGAAATCCCCCTGGGCATCGCCATCGCCCTGACCATGCCAACCAAGGGCCGTTGGTCATCGCTGGTGCTGATCATTCTCGCCATTCCGCTGCTGATTCCGTGGAACGTGGTCGGCACCATCTGGCAGATTTTCGGGCGTGCCGACATCGGCCTGCTGGGTTCGACCCTCAACGCCATGGGCATCAGCTATAACTATGCGGCCAATACCATGGACGCCTGGGTCACCGTGCTGGTGATGGACGTGTGGCACTGGACCTCATTGGTGGCGCTGCTGTGCTACTCCGGTCTTCGGGCCATCCCGGACGTGTACTACCAGGCGGCGCGTATTGATCGTGCCTCGGCCTGGGCAGTGTTCCGACATATCCAATTGCCGAAGATGAAAAGCGTGTTGCTGATCGCGGTGATGCTGCGCTTCATGGACAGTTTCATGATCTACACCGAGCCCTTCGTCCTCACTGGCGGCGGGCCGGGTAACGCCACCACTTTCCTCAGTCAGACGCTGACCCAGATGGCCGTAGGCCAATTCGACCTGGGCCCGGCGGCGGCGTTTTCCCTGGTGTACTTCCTGATCATCCTGTTGGTGTCCTGGCTGTTCTACACCGCCATGACCCACTCCGACGCCAATCGCTGAGGCCGCCAACATGAGCAAGCGCAAGGTTATCCCATTACTGATCTACATCCTGTTCCTGCTGGTGCCGATCTACTGGCTGTTGAACATGTCCTTCAAGAGCAACACCGAAATCCTCGGCGGCCTCACGCTGTTTCCGCAGGATTTCACCCTGGCCAACTACAAGGTGATCTTTACCGACCCGAGCTGGTACACCGGTTACCTCAACTCGTTGTACTACGTGAGTCTGAACACGGTGATCTCCCTCAGCGTGGCGTTGCCGGCAGCCTATGCGTTCTCGCGCTACCGCTTCCTGGGTGACAAGCACCTGTTCTTCTGGCTGCTGACCAACCGCATGGCGCCGCCGGCAGTGTTTCTGCTGCCGTTTTTCCAGCTGTATTCCTCCATCGGCCTGTTCGATACCCACATCGCCGTGGCCCTGGCTCACTGCCTGTTCAACGTGCCGTTGGCGGTGTGGATCCTTGAAGGCTTCATGTCCGGTGTACCCAAGGAAATCGACGAAACCGCCTACATCGATGGCTATAGTTTTCCCAAGTTCTTCGTGAAAATTTTTATCCCGCTGATCGGCTCCGGCATCGGCGTCACGGCGTTTTTCTGCTTTATGTTTTCCTGGGTCGAGTTGCTGCTGGCGCGCACCCTGACTTCGGTCAACGCCAAGCCCATCGCAGCGGTGATGACTCGCACGGTTTCGGCCTCGGGTATCGACTGGGGCGTGCTGGCAGCGGCGGGGGTGTTGACCATCCTGCCGGGCATGCTGGTGATCTGGTTTGTTCGCAACCACGTGGCCAAGGGCTTCGCCCTGGGCCGGGTCTAGAGGAATCGATGATGGAATGGATGGCCTGGACCACCCCTACTGCGCTGTTTTTTGGCGGCATCGCGCTGATCCTGGCGGGCATGACCACCTGGGAACTGCGCTCGCCGAGCATCCCCCGGCGCGGTTTTCTGCCGATCAGTACCACTCGTGGTGATCGCTTGTTTATCGGACTTCTCGGCAGCGCCTACCTGCATTTGCTGGTGATCGGCGTTACCGACTGGAGCATCTGGGTGGCGTCCGCGCTCTCCCTGGTATGGCTGTTGAGTGTGATGCGTTGGGGCTAGTGCCCTTATGAATAAACAACCAGGAGGTCTCTATGTTGAATAAAAACAATAAGCTGCGACATAGCATTTCATTGGCCGCCGTACTGGCCCTCAGCGGGTTGAGCGCCTCGGCCTGGGCCGATGCCTATGAAGATGCCGCGAAAAAATGGATCGTCAGCGAGTTCAAGCCCTCCACCCTCACCGAAGCCCAACAGCTCGAGGAGTTGAAGTGGTTTATCAAGGCGTCGGAACCCTTCCGTGGGATGAAAATCAACGTGGTGTCGGAAACCCTTACCACACACGAGTACGAGTCCAAGGTGCTGGCCAAGGCTTTCAGTGAAATCACCGGGATCAAGCTGACCCACGACCTGCTCCAGGAAGGCGACGTGGTGGAGAAGCTGCAAACCCAGATGCAGTCCGACAAGAACATCTACGACGGCTGGGTTAACGATTCCGACTTGATCGGTACGCACTTTCGCTACGGCAAGACCGAATCCATCACCGACCTGATGGCCAATGAAGGCAAGGACTTCACCTCGCCGACCCTGGACCTCAAGGACTTTATCGGCCTGTCCTTCACCACCGCGCCGGACGGCAAGATCTACCAGCTGCCCGACCAGCAGTTCGCCAACCTCTACTGGTTTCGCGCCGACTGGTTCGAACGCCCGGAGCTGAAAGCCAAGTTCAAGGAAAAATACGGCTACGACCTCGGCGTACCAGTGAACTGGTCGGCCTATGAAGACATCGCCAAGTTCTTCAGCGAAGACGTCAAGGAAATCGACGGCAAGCGCATCTATGGGCACATGGACTACGGCAAGAAAGACCCGTCCCTGGGCTGGCGCTTCACCGACGCCTGGTTCTCCATGGCCGGCGGCGGCGATAAAGGCTTGCCCAACGGCCTGCCGGTAGACGAATGGGGCATACGTGTGGAGGACTGCCACCCGGTGGGCTCCAGCGTGACCCGCGGCGGCGATACCAACGGCCCGGCGGCAGTGTTCGCCACGCAGAAATACGTGGACTGGATGAAGGCCTACGCGCCACCGGAAGCAGCCGGCATGACCTTCTCCGAATCCGGCCCGGTGCCGTCCCAGGGCAACATCGCCCAGCAGATCTTCTGGTACACCGCGTTTACTGCCGACATGGTCAAGCCGGGCCTGCCGGTGGTGAACGCCGACGGCACGCCGAAATGGCGCATGGCGCCGTCGCCGGTCGGGCCTTATTGGGAGAAGGGCATGAAGAAGGGCTATCAGGACGTAGGTTCCTGGACCTTCCTCAAGTCCACCCCCGAGAAGCAGAAACTTGCGGCCTGGCTCTACGCGCAGTTCGTCACCTCCAAAACTGTGTCGCTGAAGAAAACCATCGTGGGCCTGACGCCGATTCGTGAGTCGGATATCAACTCCCAGGCCATGACTGACATGGCCCCCAAACTCGGCGGCCTGGTGGAGTTCTACCGCAGCCCGGCTCGCACCGAGTGGTCGCCGACCGGCACCAACGTGCCGGACTACCCCCGCCTGGCGCAACTGTGGTGGAGCAACATCGCCGCCGCCGCCAGCGGCGAGAAAACCCCGCAACAGGCGTTGGACAACCTGGCCAAGGAACAGGACGCGATCATGACGCGCCTGGAACGCTCCAAGGTGCAACCGGTATGCGGCCCGAAAATGAACCCCGAGCGTGACGCGCAATACTGGTTTGACCAGCCGGGTGCACCGAAGCCGAAACTGGCCAATGAGAAGCCGAAAGGCGAAACCGTGAACTACAACGACCTGCTAAAGCAGTGGGAAGCGGCGCGTAAATAATCGCGGTGGGGATTGAAGGATAAAACGGCATGCTTGCGTGCCGTTTTACCTTTGCGCGTCAGTCGTGCAGGCCAGGCTTTGGCGAACCGCATTCAACAGCGTGGGGTTGAACGCGTCGTGTCCGGCCTTGAACAATCGGCACTGCAAGGGCACACGCCGACGCAACCAACGCAGGCTTGCCAGGCCAATGGCATCGTTGACACCTTGTATGACCTGGCACACGTGGGTCAATGACAGTGCCTTATCCTGTTCGGTAAAAAAATACCCGGCTCGGTGGTAGTGCAGTTCCAGGCGAATCGCCCGCAGCGCGACATCATCGATAAACGCTTCCAACGCTTGTGCGTCGAAGTATTGGCGGTTAGCCCGCAGACCCGCTTTTACCCAAGCCATGGCGGCGAGCCGTTGGTGGTGCAGGTTGGGATGCTCGATGTCACTGCACAGGTGTCTGAACGAGGTGAAACCCAAGGTTTTCAGGTGTCGCGTCAACGCTCGATGGTAGGCTGCCCTGTTTTCGGGAGAGGGCACGAACAGGGACGCCAATACCAGCCGACTTACTCTGGAAGGGTGATGCCAGGCATATTGCAGCGCCAGCCAACTCCCCCAGGAAATACCCAGCAACGCGATTTGGGTAAAACCGAAGTACTGCCGCAAGGCTTCAATATCTTCAATGACCAGAGCTGTGTTGTTGTCCCGGCATTCGCCATGGGGTGTAGAGCGTCCGCCACCGCGCTGGTCGAACAAAATGATGTCAAAACGCGCCGAGTCAAAAAAATCCAGATGATGACCGCTGGAAC from Pseudomonas synxantha harbors:
- a CDS encoding alpha/beta fold hydrolase; translation: MRPIPRQGYLPRADGHSLYWERHGCDGAEPVFFLHGGPGGCSSGHHLDFFDSARFDIILFDQRGGGRSTPHGECRDNNTALVIEDIEALRQYFGFTQIALLGISWGSWLALQYAWHHPSRVSRLVLASLFVPSPENRAAYHRALTRHLKTLGFTSFRHLCSDIEHPNLHHQRLAAMAWVKAGLRANRQYFDAQALEAFIDDVALRAIRLELHYHRAGYFFTEQDKALSLTHVCQVIQGVNDAIGLASLRWLRRRVPLQCRLFKAGHDAFNPTLLNAVRQSLACTTDAQR
- a CDS encoding carbohydrate ABC transporter permease, translated to MSKRKVIPLLIYILFLLVPIYWLLNMSFKSNTEILGGLTLFPQDFTLANYKVIFTDPSWYTGYLNSLYYVSLNTVISLSVALPAAYAFSRYRFLGDKHLFFWLLTNRMAPPAVFLLPFFQLYSSIGLFDTHIAVALAHCLFNVPLAVWILEGFMSGVPKEIDETAYIDGYSFPKFFVKIFIPLIGSGIGVTAFFCFMFSWVELLLARTLTSVNAKPIAAVMTRTVSASGIDWGVLAAAGVLTILPGMLVIWFVRNHVAKGFALGRV
- a CDS encoding ABC transporter ATP-binding protein, coding for MSLTLEHVSRVVDGQTWIDDANLRFEAGSFNVLLGRTLSGKTSLMRLMAGLDKPDSGRILMNGVDVTQKPVRLRNVSMVYQQFINYPTMTVFENIASPLRQAGVSNELIQSKVLETARMLRIEKFLQRHPLELSGGQQQRTAMARALVKDAELILFDEPLVNLDYKLREELRQEMRELFKARHTIAIYATTEPNEALALGGTTTILHEGRVIQSGKAAEVYHQPQTVLAAELFSEPPINLMPGRISGNEVSFANFVHFPLNVDLRPIGEGEFRFGVRPSHISLVPSNDDDLELAVTVEVAEISGSETFLHVRSEHFLLVLHLPGVHEYDVDAPIRVYIPTHKLFVFDGQGRLVQAPGRRIARVA
- a CDS encoding ABC transporter ATP-binding protein; protein product: MAEIHLRNLAHSYSPTPAGPEDYAIREMNHVWEQGGAYALLGPSGCGKSTLLNIISGLLSPSEGQVLFDTQVVNDLTPEKRNIAQVFQFPVVYDTMTVFDNLAFPLRNQGMAEAKIHSKVQEIAEVLDLQNLLNKKARNLTADEKQKVSMGRGLVRDDVSAILFDEPLTVIDPHLKWKLRRKLKQIHEQFNITMVYVTHDQLEASTFADKIAVMYGGQIVQFGTPRELFERPSHTFVGYFIGSPGMNLIEVQAKPGGVGFADTLLPLSEALQQRISATDYQKLQVGIRPEFIHVWDEYNPDALQAEIVHVEDLGTYKIMTLNLDGAPLKVRLAEDKPVPEGRASISFPAQWLMLYADDYLLEVAP
- a CDS encoding carbohydrate ABC transporter permease — translated: MNKVQNNKAWWLVLPVFLLVAFSAVIPMMTVVNYSVQDIFDQSSRYFVGADWYKQVLLDPRLHDSLLRQFIYSACVLLIEIPLGIAIALTMPTKGRWSSLVLIILAIPLLIPWNVVGTIWQIFGRADIGLLGSTLNAMGISYNYAANTMDAWVTVLVMDVWHWTSLVALLCYSGLRAIPDVYYQAARIDRASAWAVFRHIQLPKMKSVLLIAVMLRFMDSFMIYTEPFVLTGGGPGNATTFLSQTLTQMAVGQFDLGPAAAFSLVYFLIILLVSWLFYTAMTHSDANR
- a CDS encoding DUF2160 domain-containing protein, whose product is MEWMAWTTPTALFFGGIALILAGMTTWELRSPSIPRRGFLPISTTRGDRLFIGLLGSAYLHLLVIGVTDWSIWVASALSLVWLLSVMRWG
- a CDS encoding sigma-54-dependent Fis family transcriptional regulator, which encodes MAEPLAHDTLIQDSWRRCRAFGLDHQSAPSFDQLPAEGIRQLLESQHSLVQTTHQEVLPYYENILSNSNCLIMLADNQGQVLTSWGTQRFIEPKLARGFSPGASWKERSSGTNAIGTALACAQAVHIEHDEHFLKANRFMTGSAAPIFDAQREIIAVLDVSSDSYLPPSHTLGMVKMMSQTVENRLILNLFRGEHFQLTFNTGLSNLDSQWAGLLIFDESGQVLSANRRADNLLGISLSRVMIDRLFKVSLLELLNQPEGLPFSLQAAGRNRFQCLLKRPKQMPVQARVFNEPTPPPTPTSINLKTLHFGDARVEKAVRQAERLLEKDIPLLIHGETGVGKEVFVKALHQASSRSRQAFIAVNCAAIPAELVESELFGYEKGAFTGANQKGSIGLIRKADKGTLFLDEIGDMPLPTQARLLRVLQERCVQPVGSSEVFPVDLRIISATNRALRELVQAGRFREDLYYRIGGLTLELPPLRERTDKQALFQQLWQQHREPTQWAGLSAEVLGLFEQHPWPGNLRQVSSVLQVALAMAEEQPIRAEHLPDDFFVDLKEAAPLSTRERLDDNLDLSQRLEAVGGNISHLARELGVSRNTLYKRLRQHEG
- a CDS encoding TonB-dependent receptor family protein: MLLRQPPFLFAALTLSSLVQAEGLQLAPVEVTTTEASAGEIAQAQLNSVPGGTNYIDMSSVQQGRVSTNEDVFKYQAGVYAKAANNEGVKLSIRGSGLNRSPGAHGSGLYEMFDGLPLTGPGGTPYELKDPLWQSRVEVLRGANGFDQGALALGGSVNYVTHTGYDAPKLQMRYEVGSRGYAQREVSSGQVLGDADYYISLTDSESDGYQHQSAGTGKGIAANFGYRFNPDLETRFYLRYRETTNDSPGKLTRYQVSHDPRAANSVNAARDSKRLQPGSTWIANKTTLQLDDASRVEVGLAYHDYPMDLREGSNRLKVAYTDISGTLNYIRQDSLFGHASKTTVGLRTTQAMPNNGASEYVRTPTGNTASYAPGTKTRDYSYLGSDTVLHIGNDLELVPDLWLTTGLAAIYTRRETQVTYPEGQAPLSQHDWDYAPRIGLRYDFTPQLQLYTNLSRSVEPPHAWSMIWGSNKYFSTGPANGLAREGVSLKNQTATTLEIGGRGEAWLGQWDLALYRSEVRHELLSVETQAQTSTSNAVIAESNASPTVHQGVELGLLSPLWDGGRSGKLDLRQAYTFSDFHYRDDERFGDNTLPGIPKHYYQAQVRYSHPTGFYTSLNTEHASRVAVDYANSYYAAAYTTFGATFGYDAPKQDWQAWVDLRNLTNRRYANTVTPGYDDKGMDAARSTPADGRGVYTGVSWSWR
- a CDS encoding ABC transporter substrate-binding protein codes for the protein MLNKNNKLRHSISLAAVLALSGLSASAWADAYEDAAKKWIVSEFKPSTLTEAQQLEELKWFIKASEPFRGMKINVVSETLTTHEYESKVLAKAFSEITGIKLTHDLLQEGDVVEKLQTQMQSDKNIYDGWVNDSDLIGTHFRYGKTESITDLMANEGKDFTSPTLDLKDFIGLSFTTAPDGKIYQLPDQQFANLYWFRADWFERPELKAKFKEKYGYDLGVPVNWSAYEDIAKFFSEDVKEIDGKRIYGHMDYGKKDPSLGWRFTDAWFSMAGGGDKGLPNGLPVDEWGIRVEDCHPVGSSVTRGGDTNGPAAVFATQKYVDWMKAYAPPEAAGMTFSESGPVPSQGNIAQQIFWYTAFTADMVKPGLPVVNADGTPKWRMAPSPVGPYWEKGMKKGYQDVGSWTFLKSTPEKQKLAAWLYAQFVTSKTVSLKKTIVGLTPIRESDINSQAMTDMAPKLGGLVEFYRSPARTEWSPTGTNVPDYPRLAQLWWSNIAAAASGEKTPQQALDNLAKEQDAIMTRLERSKVQPVCGPKMNPERDAQYWFDQPGAPKPKLANEKPKGETVNYNDLLKQWEAARK